One segment of Rosa chinensis cultivar Old Blush chromosome 6, RchiOBHm-V2, whole genome shotgun sequence DNA contains the following:
- the LOC112172141 gene encoding FCS-Like Zinc finger 10, whose translation MLRKRTRSTQKDQDQHQMGHLPISNAGSESHFRSDVLGPNPKSNSFFTVPGLFVGLSPIGLTDSDSVRSPTSPLDFRVFSNLGSPFRSPGSPLDGHKRSWGCSKVGLSIIDSLDDDAKFSGKVPRSSESKNILFGPGMRTKTRDSQSNTNSIGSPRSLPKNYAIFPHSKVKSPLQESSSDVVFEIGETPSEPESFGKIRSCSLDSARTFSTLSGLSKLNPNSTTGNFCLENLTNPQFIGGSPNSTTQMTVGSVGSGNGFVGSLSASEIELSEDYTCVISHGANPKTTHIFGDCVLGCHSEDLSNFGKNEKMEIGSPQLATSLGSFVQYPSNNFLSFCHYCNKELEEGKDIFIYRGEKAFCSLSCRSVEILNDEELEQCDDESSEKPLESDDGKELFFETGLIADK comes from the exons ATGCTGAGGAAGAGGACCAGGTCAACTCAGAAGGATCAAGATCAACACCAAATGGGGCATCTGCCGATTTCTAATGCTGGGTCTGAGTCACATTTCCGGTCTGATGTTCTTGGACCGAATCCCAAAAGCAACTCTTTTTTCACTGTCCCTGGTCTGTTTGTGGGGTTGAGTCCTATAGGTTTAACAGATTCTGATTCAGTTAGGAGCCCAACTTCGCCTCTGGATTTCAGGGTGTTTTCGAATCTAGGCAGCCCCTTTAGGTCCCCAGGATCACCTCTTGATGGGCATAAGAGGAGCTGGGGTTGTAGTAAAGTAGGCTTAAGCATCATCGACTCTCTTGATGATGATGCCAAGTTTTCTGGGAAAGTTCCTAGATCATCAGAGAGTAAGAACATTCTTTTTGGACCTGGGATGAGGACTAAAACCCGAGATTCTCAATCCAATACCAATTCTATTGGGTCACCTAGATCTCTGCCTAAGAATTATGCAATTTTCCCTCATTCCAAAGTCAAGTCTCCTTTACAAGAGAGTAGCTCTGATGTTGTTTTTGAAATTGGAGAAACACCATCAGAACCTGAGTCATTTGGAAAAATAAGGTCTTGCTCACTGGATTCTGCTAGGACTTTTTCAACCCTATCAGGTTTAAGCAAGCTTAACCCCAATTCCACTACTGGAAATTTTTGCTTGGAGAATTTAACCAACCCACAATTTATTGGAGGAAGCCCCAACTCAACCACGCAAATGACTGTTGGATCCGTTGGTTCTGGCAATGGGTTTGTTGGGTCTCTCTCAGCTAGTGAGATTGAGCTTTCTGAGGATTATACCTGTGTAATTTCTCATGGTGCCAATCCTAAAACAACTCATATCTTTGGTGACTGCGTTTTGGGATGCCACTCTGAAGATTTGAGCAATTTTGGTAAGAATGAGAAGATGGAAATTGGATCACCTCAGCTGGCTACGAGCTTGGGGAGTTTTGTTCAGTACCCCTCAAACAATTTCCTGAGCTTCTGCCACTACTGTAACAAAGAACTGGAAGAGGGGAAAGACATTTTCATATACAG GGGTGAGAAAGCATTTTGCAGTTTGAGTTGCCGCTCTGTGGAGATTTTGAATGATGAGGAATTGGAGCAGTGCGATGACGAATCTTCTGAAAAGCCTCTCGAGTCAGATGATGGCAAGGAACTTTTTTTCGAAACTGGCCTCATTGCTGATAAATAA
- the LOC112168920 gene encoding potassium channel KAT3, with translation MSSSFITASPLPFLLRRRSSGEIRNLASVSSSILPAFGTVIDDGHLQTKNFVVAPYDRRYRWWQTFLVVLVVYSAWASPFELAFKKVATGSLMPVDLVVDAFFAVDIVLTFFVAYLDKSTYLLVLDHKTIASRYVTRYYFAMDVASTVPFQSLHRLFTGHTHNGLVFGILNLLRLWRLRRVSELFKRLEKDTRFSYFWIRYVKLICVTLFAVHSAGCFYYWMATHHKTSDDTWIGTEVHDFEHRSIWLGYTYAIYWATVTLTTVGYGDLHAVNFGEKVFSIFYMLFNIGLFAYLVGNMTNLVVHSAVRTLFMRDSINEIFRYASKNRLPEGLKEQMLAHMQLKFKTAELQQEEVLQDLPKAIRSSIAHHLFRKTIDKTYLFKGISEELTVQLVSEMKAEYFPPKVDIILQNEIPTDFYILVAGALDVLIYKNGTEQFLSNLGSADMVGEFGVFFNIPQPFTVRTKRLSQVIRISHQYFKQMIQPQNEDAKIIITNFTQHLKDLKQEVLQEIPFLPELLEELNTEQGTESNESTHNHEPVNYHGNPTVEGTNKTCAPGPITMRVIIHGHHPNEGDSKGKLIHLPDSIDDLLRLAEKKLEKRGSTVVMADSSAVEELNALRDNDHLFIF, from the exons ATGTCGTCGTCATTCATAACGGCGTCGCCCCTACCTTTTCTGCTCCGAAGGCGCTCGAGTGGCGAAATCAGGAATTTGGCCTCGGTTTCGAGCAGCATATTGCCCGCTTTTGGAACCGTCATCGATGACGGCCACTTGCAGACCAAGAATTTTGTTGTTGCTCCCTACGATAGGAGATATCG GTGGTGGCAGACGTTCTTGGTGGTGCTGGTGGTGTACTCAGCATGGGCGTCGCCGTTCGAGTTGGCCTTCAAAAAGGTGGCAACAGGGTCTCTCATGCCGGTTGATTTGGTAGTCGATGCCTTCTTCGCCGTTGATATAGTTCTCACTTTCTTTGTGGCTTACTTGGATAAGTCAACCTACCTCCTAGTACTTGATCACAAAACAATTGCATCCAG GTATGTTACGAGATATTACTTCGCAATGGACGTAGCCTCAACTGTACCGTTTCAATCCCTTCACAGGCTCTTCACTGGGCATACGCACAATGGCCTGGTCTTTGGCATCCTCAATCTGCTTCGTCTCTGGCGTCTCCGGCGCGTCAGTGAACTCTTTAAAAG GCTAGAGAAAGACACTCGCTTTAGTTACTTTTGGATCAGATATGTCAAACTCATATGT GTTACACTATTTGCTGTGCACTCGGCGGGCTGCTTCTACTACTGGATGGCCACCCATCACAAAACCTCAGATGATACATGGATTGGAACTGAGGTCCATGATTTTGAGCACAGAAGCATCTGGTTAGGTTACACATATGCCATATACTGGGCAACTGTCACCCTCACAACTGTTGGCTATGGTGACTTGCACGCAGTCAACTTTGGGGAGAAGGTTTTCAGCATATTCTATATGCTTTTCAACATTGGACTCTTTGCTTATTTGGTTGGAAACATGACCAATCTCGTTGTCCACAGTGCTGTCCGGAcattgttcatg AGGGACTCCATCAATGAGATATTCAGATATGCAAGCAAGAACAGACTTCCAGAAGGCTTGAAAGAGCAAATGCTTGCCCACATGCAGCTCAAGTTCAAGACAGCAGAGTTACAGCAGGAAGAAGTTCTACAGGACCTTCCGAAAGCAATAAGATCCAGCATTGCCCACCATCTTTTCCGTAAAACCATTGATAAAACATACCTATTTAAAGGAATCTCTGAAGAGCTTACTGTCCAATTG GTCTCAGAGATGAAAGCAGAATATTTTCCACCCAAAGTCGATATTATCTTGCAAAACGAAATTCCAACAGACTTTTACATTCTAGTAGCTGGAGCTTTG GACGTGCTAATATACAAGAACGGCACAGAACAG TTCTTGTCAAATCTAGGATCTGCAGACATGGTAGGAGAGTTTGGCGTATTTTTCAATATCCCACAACCTTTTACAGTGAGAACAAAAAGGCTTTCTCAGGTTATCCGCATCAGTCATCAGTATTTCAAGCAAATGATCCAGCCACAGAATGAAGACGCAAAGATAATCATCACAAACTTTACTCAG CACTTGAAGGACTTGAAACAGGAGGTGTTACAAGAAATTCCATTTCTACCAGAATTGCTGGAAGAACTGAATACAGAGCAG GGCACGGAATCAAATGAGAGTACACATAATCATGAACCAGTGAATTACCATGGAAATCCAACTGTGGAAG GAACAAACAAAACTTGTGCTCCCGGGCCTATCACCATGCGAGTCATAATTCATGGCCATCATCCAAATGAAGGCGACTCGAAAGGAAAACTTATTCATCTGCCGGATTCAATAGACGACCTTCTGAGATTAGCAG AGAAAAAGTTGGAAAAAAGAGGAAGCACAGTTGTCATGGCCGACAGCTCAGCGGTTGAAGAACTGAATGCTTTGAGAGACAATGATCACTTGTTTATCTTTTGA